From Kineosporia succinea, the proteins below share one genomic window:
- a CDS encoding HEPN domain-containing protein, with amino-acid sequence MAAQEWSDVASERGADVVALISAGRRLAALYFFGYVAEASGKALCILRGKKAPRSHDLIEIIETAGFARLDLPPDLREYAETRSVELRYLMEAEATIDFDEEIRRAQNLSQWLRIRVNRLL; translated from the coding sequence GTGGCCGCTCAGGAGTGGTCGGATGTTGCGAGCGAGCGAGGGGCGGACGTCGTGGCTCTCATTTCCGCCGGTCGGCGACTGGCGGCGTTATACTTCTTTGGTTATGTTGCCGAAGCATCAGGCAAAGCCCTGTGCATTCTCCGAGGGAAAAAGGCTCCGCGCAGTCATGATTTGATTGAAATTATCGAAACTGCGGGTTTCGCCCGTCTCGATTTACCTCCTGATTTGCGAGAGTACGCAGAAACGAGGAGCGTCGAACTTCGCTACTTGATGGAAGCGGAAGCCACCATTGACTTCGACGAGGAGATACGACGCGCCCAGAATCTGTCTCAATGGCTAAGAATTAGAGTTAACAGGCTGCTGTAA
- a CDS encoding S53 family peptidase: MRFNARRALVAAVLAGLVLSGTTATGAQASSSPRVAGTSAVTPTESSWRPKLAPGEHHACSTAKKGQFHCLARWQPVAGGSGTLSTAAVKLKGLTPEDIRKAYKLPTKGGKGQVVGIVVAYDNPKIEADLNVYRKKFKLGTCTTASKCFRKVDQRGGKKYPVGDQGWGMEAALDTQAVSATCRSCRILLVEADSPTGEDIGAAVNTAVRLGADVVSNSYGMVEFNGIETLNKKYYTHPKVPLIASSGDAGFQDPEFPASSPRVWSIGATDLNYSAKKKAYTEKAASFSGSNCSAWFAKPSWQKDKNCAGRTSADISAAGDGAGGAGFLVYDSYLPKSSRGWIGASGTSVSAPLVAGMIGLAGNAAKVASPSYPYKHKTGLKDVIGGSNAFSADCGGDYLCTAVKGYDGPTGLGSPRGLKSL; encoded by the coding sequence ATGAGATTCAACGCCCGCCGCGCACTGGTCGCGGCCGTCCTGGCCGGCCTGGTGCTGTCCGGCACCACGGCGACCGGGGCCCAGGCCAGTTCGTCTCCCCGCGTCGCCGGGACGTCCGCGGTCACCCCGACCGAGTCGTCCTGGCGCCCGAAACTCGCCCCCGGCGAACACCATGCCTGCTCGACCGCGAAGAAGGGGCAGTTCCACTGCCTGGCCCGCTGGCAACCGGTCGCCGGTGGCTCGGGCACGCTGAGCACGGCTGCGGTGAAGCTGAAAGGCCTGACGCCCGAGGACATCCGCAAGGCCTACAAGCTGCCCACCAAGGGCGGCAAGGGACAGGTGGTCGGGATCGTCGTGGCCTACGACAACCCGAAGATCGAGGCCGACCTCAACGTCTACCGCAAGAAGTTCAAGCTCGGCACCTGCACCACGGCCAGCAAGTGCTTCCGCAAGGTCGACCAGCGCGGCGGCAAGAAGTACCCGGTGGGAGACCAGGGCTGGGGCATGGAGGCCGCGCTCGACACCCAGGCCGTCTCCGCGACCTGCCGCAGCTGCAGGATCCTGCTGGTGGAAGCCGATTCGCCGACCGGCGAGGACATCGGCGCGGCGGTCAACACCGCGGTGCGACTGGGTGCCGACGTGGTCTCGAACAGCTACGGCATGGTCGAGTTCAACGGCATCGAGACGCTGAACAAGAAGTACTACACGCACCCGAAGGTCCCGCTGATCGCTTCCTCCGGCGACGCCGGCTTCCAGGACCCCGAGTTTCCCGCCAGCTCCCCGCGGGTCTGGTCGATCGGCGCCACCGACCTGAACTACTCGGCCAAGAAGAAGGCCTACACCGAGAAGGCCGCGTCGTTCAGCGGCAGCAACTGCTCGGCCTGGTTCGCGAAACCCAGCTGGCAGAAAGACAAGAACTGCGCCGGACGCACCAGTGCCGACATCTCCGCCGCCGGTGACGGCGCGGGGGGAGCCGGATTCCTGGTCTACGACTCCTACCTGCCCAAGAGCTCCAGGGGCTGGATCGGGGCCAGCGGCACCAGCGTCTCGGCGCCACTCGTCGCGGGCATGATCGGGCTGGCGGGCAACGCCGCGAAGGTGGCCTCGCCCTCGTACCCCTACAAGCACAAGACCGGCCTGAAAGACGTGATCGGCGGGAGCAACGCCTTCTCGGCCGACTGCGGCGGCGACTACCTGTGCACGGCGGTCAAGGGATACGACGGCCCGACCGGCCTGGGCAGCCCGCGAGGCCTGAAGTCCCTGTAG
- the soxR gene encoding redox-sensitive transcriptional activator SoxR — protein MVEINRRPKPTDLLPIGEIVRRTGVPASALHFYERKGLIQPERTPGGTRLYPRHLERRIAIIQVAKRLGIPLSEIAEQFAQLPEDRMPSLRDWNRLNRSWRARLRARQLEIERLQRDMDQCIGCGCVSLGSCLVVNPDDSLAADGMGARMLLPIEDEPA, from the coding sequence ATGGTTGAGATCAACCGCAGGCCGAAGCCGACCGACCTGCTGCCGATCGGCGAGATCGTGCGGCGCACCGGCGTCCCCGCTTCAGCTTTGCACTTCTACGAGCGCAAAGGGCTGATCCAGCCGGAGCGCACGCCGGGTGGCACCCGGTTGTACCCGCGGCACCTGGAGCGGCGCATCGCCATCATCCAGGTGGCCAAGCGCCTGGGCATCCCGCTGAGCGAGATCGCCGAGCAGTTCGCCCAGTTGCCCGAAGACCGCATGCCCTCGCTGCGCGACTGGAACCGGCTGAACCGGTCGTGGCGGGCGCGCCTTCGGGCCCGGCAGCTCGAGATCGAGCGGCTGCAGCGAGACATGGACCAGTGCATCGGCTGCGGGTGCGTCTCGCTCGGGTCGTGCCTGGTGGTGAACCCCGACGACAGCCTGGCTGCCGACGGCATGGGCGCGCGCATGCTGCTGCCGATCGAAGACGAGCCCGCCTGA
- a CDS encoding chitosanase: MLPLRARKTTIIVSGLAATVLAAGVATAVVGPAQASNRHGPRHHGHHAAPTGPATASPSADPTTDPTATATTTADPAATSTSTSAAADLDSAEKKEIAMQLVSSAENSSLDWKAQYGYIEDIDDGRGYTGGIIGFTSGTHDMLELVENYTDEHPGNGLAAYLPALRAVDGSDSTAGLGSAYVKAWKAEAKVTAFQEAQNSERDRVYFGPAVDQAKKDGLRALGQFIYYDAIVMHGPGDDGVSFGGIRATALKKARTPAQGGDETAYLNAFLDARKAAMLTEEAHSETGRVDTMQRVFLKEGNLDLNPPLRWAVYGADDTYEIL; the protein is encoded by the coding sequence ATGCTCCCCCTGAGGGCACGCAAGACCACGATCATCGTCAGCGGCCTCGCCGCCACGGTGCTGGCCGCGGGCGTCGCCACCGCCGTGGTCGGGCCGGCGCAGGCCAGTAACCGGCACGGGCCCCGGCACCACGGGCACCATGCTGCGCCGACCGGCCCGGCCACGGCCAGTCCGTCGGCCGACCCCACCACCGACCCGACGGCCACCGCGACCACGACGGCCGACCCGGCCGCCACGTCCACCAGCACCAGTGCCGCCGCCGACCTGGACTCCGCCGAGAAGAAGGAGATCGCCATGCAGCTGGTCTCCAGCGCGGAGAACTCCTCGCTCGACTGGAAGGCGCAGTACGGGTACATCGAGGACATCGACGACGGCCGTGGATACACCGGCGGCATCATCGGTTTCACCTCGGGCACCCACGACATGCTCGAGCTGGTCGAGAACTACACCGACGAGCACCCGGGCAACGGCCTGGCGGCGTACCTGCCGGCCCTGCGTGCGGTCGACGGCAGCGACTCGACCGCCGGTCTGGGCAGCGCCTACGTGAAGGCGTGGAAGGCGGAGGCCAAGGTCACCGCGTTCCAGGAGGCACAGAACTCCGAGCGCGACCGCGTCTACTTCGGCCCGGCCGTCGACCAGGCCAAGAAAGACGGGCTGCGGGCGCTCGGGCAGTTCATCTACTACGACGCGATCGTCATGCACGGCCCGGGTGACGACGGCGTGAGCTTCGGCGGTATCCGCGCCACCGCGCTGAAGAAGGCCAGGACCCCGGCCCAGGGTGGTGACGAGACCGCCTACCTGAACGCGTTCCTCGACGCCCGCAAGGCCGCGATGCTGACCGAGGAGGCGCACTCCGAGACCGGCCGCGTCGACACGATGCAGCGCGTGTTCCTGAAGGAGGGCAACCTCGACTTGAACCCGCCGCTGCGCTGGGCCGTGTACGGGGCGGACGACACCTACGAGATCCTCTGA